A genomic window from Variovorax paradoxus includes:
- a CDS encoding oxidoreductase, with protein MKNEGSVALVTGASSGIGEATAHRLAAAGYKVYGTSRRGATAGSRQPFDMLSLDVTSDESVEAAVNEVMRLNGRIDLLVNNAGFGVAPGGAEESSIAQARSIFETNFFGLIRMTRAVLPHMRRQGSGRIINIGSVLGFLPMPYGALYAATKHAIEGYSESLDHELRTRGIRVSVIEPAYTKTPFDANFLEPDAKLDEYREARTGVIKRVKEVMATADQPDVVADTVLKAATAERPKLRYTAGSLASRLQLLRRFAPAGLLDAGIRKDLRLDANPAGNM; from the coding sequence ATGAAAAACGAAGGTTCCGTCGCACTCGTCACGGGTGCCTCATCAGGCATCGGTGAAGCCACCGCGCATCGGCTCGCGGCGGCCGGCTACAAGGTCTACGGCACCAGCAGGCGCGGAGCCACGGCGGGCAGCAGGCAACCCTTCGACATGCTGTCCCTCGACGTGACCAGCGACGAATCCGTAGAAGCTGCGGTGAATGAAGTGATGCGACTGAACGGCCGCATCGACCTGCTCGTGAACAACGCAGGGTTCGGCGTCGCACCCGGCGGTGCGGAAGAGAGCTCGATTGCACAGGCCCGCTCGATCTTCGAGACGAACTTCTTCGGGCTTATCCGCATGACGCGCGCCGTCCTGCCCCACATGCGGCGCCAGGGGAGCGGCCGCATCATCAACATCGGCTCGGTGCTCGGTTTCCTGCCGATGCCATATGGAGCGCTCTATGCCGCAACCAAGCACGCAATCGAAGGCTATTCCGAATCACTGGACCATGAGCTGCGCACCAGAGGCATCCGCGTCTCGGTCATCGAGCCCGCGTACACGAAGACGCCGTTCGACGCGAACTTTCTGGAGCCCGACGCCAAGCTCGACGAATATCGCGAGGCTCGCACGGGTGTGATCAAGAGGGTGAAGGAGGTGATGGCAACCGCTGACCAGCCAGACGTCGTGGCCGACACTGTGCTGAAAGCCGCCACTGCGGAGCGCCCGAAACTCCGGTACACCGCCGGCAGCCTCGCAAGCCGCCTGCAATTACTGCGCCGGTTTGCGCCTGCCGGTCTTCTCGATGCCGGCATCCGAAAAGACCTGCGACTCGACGCGAATCCGGCAGGGAACATGTGA
- a CDS encoding TetR/AcrR family transcriptional regulator yields the protein MPRTSRLQKEATHERIVETAARAIRRSGYGGTAVADIMKGAGLTHGGFYAHFASREAMLAEAADRAGAEAVAASASIAAEAPPDQALQALLQAYLSKEHIEGVETGCPIAALGSEMPRQAPEVRRAATRRIKEMIDLVARQSPDWGQPGAHERALVTVATAVGTLLMARAVDDPKLSEALRKATLEHFAPSGA from the coding sequence ATGCCGAGAACCTCCCGCCTGCAAAAGGAAGCCACGCACGAACGCATCGTGGAGACTGCCGCGCGCGCCATACGTCGCAGTGGCTATGGCGGCACTGCCGTCGCCGACATCATGAAAGGCGCCGGCCTGACCCACGGCGGCTTCTACGCGCACTTCGCTTCACGCGAGGCAATGCTTGCCGAAGCAGCGGACCGTGCGGGAGCAGAAGCGGTCGCAGCCTCCGCAAGCATCGCGGCCGAAGCACCGCCAGACCAGGCGCTGCAAGCTCTGCTGCAGGCTTATCTTTCCAAGGAGCACATCGAAGGCGTCGAGACTGGCTGCCCGATAGCAGCCCTCGGCTCCGAGATGCCACGCCAGGCGCCCGAGGTGCGGCGCGCGGCCACCCGCCGTATCAAGGAGATGATCGATCTCGTTGCCCGGCAGTCGCCCGACTGGGGGCAGCCGGGCGCGCACGAGCGTGCGCTCGTAACCGTCGCTACGGCAGTCGGAACATTGCTGATGGCACGCGCCGTCGACGATCCCAAGCTCTCTGAAGCGTTGCGCAAGGCGACGCTGGAGCACTTCGCTCCGTCCGGCGCCTGA